The proteins below are encoded in one region of Streptomyces marianii:
- a CDS encoding MBL fold metallo-hydrolase → MKLTKKSHACIRLEKGGRTLVVDPGVFSEVDAAAGADALLVTHEHPDHFSEERLRVALDADPATEVWTLRSVAEQLSGGFPGRVHTVGDGDAFTAAGFDVQVHGELHAVIHPDLPRVTNVGFLVDGSVFHPGDALTVPGEQVETLMLPVMAPWNKVAEVIEYVREVKPHLAIDIHDALLTDLARPLYDAHIGNLGGAEHRRLASGESTEL, encoded by the coding sequence GTGAAGCTCACCAAGAAATCGCACGCCTGCATCCGCCTGGAGAAGGGCGGCCGGACCCTCGTCGTCGATCCCGGCGTCTTCAGCGAGGTCGACGCGGCCGCCGGGGCCGACGCGCTGCTCGTCACGCACGAGCACCCGGACCACTTCAGCGAGGAACGGCTCCGCGTCGCGCTCGACGCCGACCCCGCCACCGAGGTGTGGACCCTCCGCAGCGTCGCCGAGCAGCTGTCGGGCGGCTTCCCCGGCCGGGTGCACACCGTCGGCGACGGCGACGCCTTCACCGCGGCCGGCTTCGACGTGCAGGTGCACGGCGAACTGCACGCCGTGATCCACCCGGACCTGCCGAGGGTCACCAATGTCGGCTTCCTCGTGGACGGATCGGTCTTCCACCCGGGCGACGCCCTCACGGTCCCCGGCGAGCAGGTGGAGACGCTGATGCTCCCCGTGATGGCCCCGTGGAACAAGGTCGCGGAGGTCATCGAGTACGTACGCGAGGTCAAGCCGCACCTGGCGATCGACATCCACGACGCCCTGCTCACCGATCTCGCCCGCCCCCTCTACGACGCCCACATCGGGAACCTGGGCGGCGCCGAGCATCGCCGGCTCGCCTCGGGGGAGTCCACCGAGCTCTGA
- a CDS encoding DUF6278 family protein, producing MNIPFLDNWRKRHDSARSQPLASTVGGDPEGVAELLSECELLRARVGQQGLDLDDTPASLEALDQLPPRWRDDPEELPWLGNDAGLYLGTVIVRTVRGAAWHVWPGGHPVVRLASGREVNVVEAGLDWAVHGSPELSQVYAEAAEA from the coding sequence ATGAACATCCCTTTCTTGGACAACTGGCGTAAACGGCACGACAGCGCACGGAGCCAGCCGCTGGCGTCCACCGTCGGGGGCGATCCGGAGGGTGTGGCGGAGTTGCTGTCCGAGTGCGAGCTGCTGCGGGCACGGGTGGGGCAGCAAGGGCTCGATCTGGATGACACCCCTGCCTCGTTGGAGGCGCTCGACCAGTTGCCCCCGCGCTGGCGGGACGACCCGGAGGAGCTGCCCTGGCTGGGGAACGACGCGGGGCTGTATCTGGGCACCGTGATCGTCCGCACGGTGCGGGGAGCCGCCTGGCACGTCTGGCCTGGCGGCCACCCCGTCGTGCGGCTCGCCTCGGGGCGTGAGGTCAATGTGGTGGAGGCGGGACTCGACTGGGCGGTGCACGGCTCGCCCGAGCTGTCCCAGGTGTACGCGGAGGCCGCCGAGGCCTGA
- a CDS encoding L,D-transpeptidase, whose translation MSRSRVHTYPSAPPARPRHRRGRRAAATAGAVALAVALAGCSGSAPKDPGADGKGQSRTSITVSLRGKQAKAGEPVRVTLESGRLDQVTVVGSGGEKLDGTVSADGRSWASFRVAAPGTAYAVEARDDEGGTARAEFATAAAEKVNKLALAPGRDSTVGIAQPLSIVFDHPVRNKAAVERQLKVTTSDDTRGSWGWMRDWSGKDRVDWRPREYWKPGTKVTLDARLNGVDSGADGGWFVRDYRTGFTVGRQQVVKVDLDNHRLRLYRDGVRVKDVPMSAGTPGGEKASWRGTAVLMAKEGTINMRSETVGLGDAYDKMVDFSMRLTWSGMYAHAAPWNAAYFGSANRSSGCVGMSDADAASIYAEVRVGDPFEITGGDAKGTVAVNNGYGAWNLDWTEWRAKSALR comes from the coding sequence TTGAGCCGCAGCCGCGTCCACACGTACCCGAGCGCCCCGCCCGCCCGGCCGCGCCACCGCCGGGGCCGGCGGGCCGCCGCAACCGCCGGGGCGGTGGCTCTGGCGGTGGCGCTGGCGGGGTGTTCGGGCTCCGCCCCGAAGGATCCGGGAGCGGACGGCAAGGGTCAGTCGCGGACGAGTATCACGGTGAGCCTGCGGGGCAAGCAGGCCAAGGCCGGTGAACCCGTGCGGGTGACCCTGGAGTCGGGGCGGCTGGACCAGGTGACGGTTGTCGGCTCCGGTGGCGAGAAGCTGGACGGCACGGTCTCCGCCGACGGGCGGAGCTGGGCCTCGTTCCGGGTCGCCGCACCGGGCACGGCATACGCGGTCGAGGCGCGGGACGACGAAGGCGGCACGGCCCGGGCGGAGTTCGCCACGGCCGCGGCGGAGAAGGTCAACAAGCTGGCGCTGGCGCCTGGCAGGGACTCCACCGTGGGCATCGCCCAGCCGCTGTCGATCGTTTTCGACCACCCGGTGCGGAACAAGGCCGCCGTGGAGCGGCAGCTCAAGGTCACCACGTCGGACGACACCCGGGGCTCGTGGGGCTGGATGCGGGACTGGTCGGGCAAGGACCGGGTGGACTGGCGGCCCAGGGAGTACTGGAAGCCGGGGACGAAGGTGACGCTCGACGCCCGGCTGAACGGTGTCGACTCGGGGGCGGACGGCGGCTGGTTCGTCCGCGACTACCGGACCGGCTTCACGGTGGGCAGGCAGCAGGTGGTGAAGGTCGACCTCGACAACCACCGGCTGCGGCTCTACCGGGACGGGGTCCGGGTCAAGGACGTGCCCATGTCCGCGGGCACACCGGGTGGCGAGAAGGCCTCGTGGCGCGGCACGGCGGTGCTGATGGCCAAGGAGGGCACGATCAACATGCGTTCGGAGACCGTCGGCCTCGGTGACGCCTACGACAAGATGGTCGACTTCTCGATGCGGCTGACCTGGTCCGGGATGTACGCGCACGCCGCCCCCTGGAACGCCGCCTACTTCGGGAGTGCGAACCGGAGTTCGGGCTGTGTGGGGATGAGCGACGCGGACGCCGCCTCAATCTACGCGGAGGTCCGGGTCGGTGACCCGTTCGAGATCACCGGCGGCGACGCCAAGGGCACCGTGGCGGTCAACAACGGCTACGGCGCGTGGAATCTCGACTGGACGGAGTGGCGGGCGAAGAGCGCCCTGCGCTGA
- the pcaDC gene encoding bifunctional 3-oxoadipate enol-lactonase/4-carboxymuconolactone decarboxylase PcaDC — MSETPPNTLQYRFDGPEDAPVLILSPSLGTTWHMWDRQVPELARQWRVLRFDLPGHGGAPAHPAGSVTELADRLVATLDELGVQRFGYAGCSVGGAVGIDLALRVPHRVASLALVSSSPRFGTADEFRQRGVIVRTNGLDPMARTAPEHWFTPGFAAAQPAIVEWAVQMVRTTDPGCYIAACEALAAFDVRADLGRVGVPTLVLVGSDDQLTGPAEARTLVAGIPDARLALVPGASHLAPVEQPAAVTDLLVRHFSLAWQDTLHAIPVPQSVPSVPSVSAPVAPVAEIAPAAEQPHPSGAVRPDPYEAGMKVRRAVLGDAHVDWATAAADEFTADFQELITRYVWGEVWTREGLDRRTRSAVTLTALVAGGHLDELAFHTRAALRNGLTPTEIREVLIHAGVYCGVPAANAAFRVAQSVIREETTPRD, encoded by the coding sequence GTGAGCGAGACACCACCGAACACCCTGCAATACCGCTTCGACGGGCCAGAAGACGCACCTGTCCTGATCCTGAGCCCCTCGCTGGGTACCACATGGCACATGTGGGACCGGCAGGTGCCGGAACTGGCACGGCAGTGGCGGGTGCTGCGCTTCGACCTGCCCGGCCACGGCGGCGCCCCCGCCCACCCGGCCGGGTCGGTGACCGAACTCGCCGACCGCCTCGTCGCCACGCTCGACGAGCTCGGCGTCCAGCGGTTCGGCTACGCGGGCTGCTCCGTCGGCGGCGCGGTCGGCATCGACCTGGCGCTGCGGGTCCCGCACCGGGTCGCGTCGCTCGCCCTGGTCTCCTCCTCGCCGAGGTTCGGCACCGCCGACGAGTTCCGGCAGCGCGGGGTGATCGTCCGTACCAACGGTCTGGACCCGATGGCGCGCACGGCGCCCGAGCACTGGTTCACCCCGGGCTTCGCGGCCGCGCAGCCGGCGATCGTGGAGTGGGCCGTGCAGATGGTGCGCACCACCGACCCCGGCTGCTACATCGCCGCCTGCGAGGCGCTGGCGGCCTTCGACGTACGGGCCGACCTGGGCCGGGTCGGCGTGCCGACGCTGGTCCTGGTGGGTTCCGACGACCAGCTGACCGGGCCCGCCGAGGCGCGCACGCTGGTCGCAGGGATACCGGACGCACGGCTCGCCCTGGTGCCCGGCGCCTCGCACCTCGCGCCCGTGGAGCAGCCGGCGGCGGTGACCGACCTGCTGGTGCGGCACTTCTCCCTGGCCTGGCAGGACACTCTCCACGCGATCCCCGTGCCGCAGTCCGTCCCCTCCGTCCCGTCCGTCTCCGCGCCCGTGGCACCCGTCGCGGAGATCGCCCCGGCCGCCGAGCAGCCGCACCCCTCGGGCGCGGTGCGGCCCGACCCGTACGAGGCGGGCATGAAGGTCCGGCGCGCGGTGCTCGGCGACGCGCACGTCGACTGGGCCACCGCGGCGGCGGACGAGTTCACCGCCGACTTCCAGGAGCTGATCACGCGCTATGTGTGGGGCGAGGTCTGGACCCGGGAGGGGCTGGACCGCAGGACCCGCAGCGCGGTCACCCTCACGGCCCTGGTCGCGGGCGGTCACCTGGACGAGCTGGCCTTCCACACCCGGGCCGCCCTCCGCAACGGACTCACCCCCACGGAGATCCGGGAGGTCCTCATCCATGCGGGCGTCTACTGCGGCGTTCCGGCGGCGAACGCCGCCTTCCGGGTCGCCCAGTCGGTGATCCGCGAGGAGACGACCCCGCGCGACTGA
- a CDS encoding cytochrome P450, protein MSTAPVPDVFDPRLYAAGLPHAAFRELRDRHPVSWQDEYGVLGWPPGPGFWAVARHADVVHVLKEPRTYSSWTGATQIRDPDPADLPFIRRMMLNQDPCPRRTAGPGPVAGAAGEGRSDHGRLRRLVGRAFTPGRVDRFTSAARTRARELLGAARAAGPVVDLVTAVTDDYALLNLADLLGVPEGDRELLLTWTERVIGYQDPDEPPVLDADGRPVNPRSPAMLKEMFDYARELAAYKRRHPGDDVMTALAAGGLHDGELEMFFFLLTVAGNDTVRSAAPGGFLALAEHPDQQRRLRSGEAAPDTAVEELLRWHPPVLSFRRTATHDTTLAGQDVRAGDKVVVLHASANYDDRVFGAPHRLDLTRTPNPHVSFGDGPHICLGAHFARLQLRVLHEEARALLPPYAPAGEPRRLVSNFINGLKSLPLALAGAHG, encoded by the coding sequence ATGAGCACCGCGCCCGTCCCGGACGTCTTCGACCCGCGCCTGTACGCGGCCGGGCTGCCGCACGCGGCCTTCCGCGAGCTGCGCGACCGGCACCCCGTCTCCTGGCAGGACGAGTACGGGGTACTGGGCTGGCCCCCGGGGCCCGGCTTCTGGGCCGTCGCCCGGCACGCCGACGTCGTGCACGTCCTCAAGGAGCCGCGGACGTACTCGTCCTGGACCGGTGCCACCCAGATCCGCGACCCCGACCCGGCCGACCTGCCCTTCATCCGCCGCATGATGCTCAACCAGGACCCGTGCCCCCGACGTACGGCCGGACCGGGGCCGGTCGCCGGAGCGGCGGGGGAGGGCCGTTCCGACCACGGCCGGCTGCGGCGGCTCGTCGGCCGGGCCTTCACTCCCGGCCGGGTCGACCGCTTCACCTCCGCTGCCCGTACCCGGGCCCGGGAACTGCTCGGCGCAGCCCGCGCGGCCGGACCCGTCGTCGACCTCGTCACCGCCGTGACCGACGACTACGCGCTCCTCAACCTCGCGGATCTGCTGGGCGTCCCTGAGGGCGACCGGGAGCTGCTGCTGACGTGGACGGAGCGCGTCATCGGCTACCAGGACCCGGACGAGCCACCCGTGCTCGACGCGGACGGCAGACCCGTCAACCCGCGCTCGCCCGCGATGCTCAAGGAGATGTTCGACTACGCCCGCGAACTCGCGGCGTACAAGCGCCGCCACCCCGGCGACGACGTCATGACCGCGCTCGCCGCCGGCGGACTCCACGACGGCGAGTTGGAGATGTTCTTCTTCCTCCTGACCGTCGCCGGCAACGACACCGTCCGCAGTGCCGCGCCCGGGGGGTTCCTCGCCCTCGCCGAACACCCGGACCAGCAGCGACGCCTCCGCTCCGGCGAGGCGGCACCGGACACCGCGGTCGAGGAACTGCTGCGCTGGCACCCGCCCGTACTCTCGTTCCGCCGCACGGCGACCCACGACACGACCCTCGCCGGCCAGGACGTCCGCGCCGGCGACAAGGTCGTCGTCCTCCACGCCTCGGCCAACTACGACGACCGCGTCTTCGGCGCCCCCCACCGCCTTGACCTGACCCGCACCCCCAACCCCCACGTCTCCTTCGGCGACGGCCCGCACATCTGCCTCGGCGCCCACTTCGCGCGCCTCCAGCTCCGGGTGCTGCACGAGGAGGCGAGGGCCCTGCTGCCGCCCTACGCCCCGGCCGGGGAGCCCCGGCGGCTGGTGTCCAACTTCATCAACGGGCTGAAGTCGCTGCCGCTGGCCCTGGCGGGTGCGCACGGGTGA
- a CDS encoding IS4 family transposase: MGDLTRYLPPELVDGVLEEERAVERRLRRLPSRVGVYFVLALSLFPSLGYARVWDKLTAGISGRGGSRPSEKALRCLRRRLGPGPLKALFDVAAGPLAQPTTMGVRYRRWRTVAFDGCSAVRVPDSERNRAWLGKVQARLGWAGYPMLRLMTLCETGTRGLVGAVFGPTSEYETTYARRLLPLVDAGMLVLADRGFDADDFLSETAATGAQFVVRVTARRRPAILAVLPDGSYLTRLGSLKVRVIDSAVTMVTADGTTIHEQYRIATTLLDHRRDPAETLVRLYHERWEAESAYYALRHTLQQGFVLRSQDPAGLEQELWAQLLVYQLLRMAMVDAVESRPGIDADRASFTVALEAARDQVILISVNDATTAQDALVGRIGTAVLEALLPPRRPRTSARSVKSGRTRYPLRPAEPRPRQSTTITGLTVTLRPAPAAPPSSVHDRREDQRKAVTGFRPMGSGNRNRVFHLMAADPERAWRPREVTIALGIHSAASFATQMSQWAAEGLLKKIAYGTYMLADEWKTTRLTTAADT; encoded by the coding sequence TTGGGAGATTTAACCCGCTATCTTCCCCCGGAGCTCGTCGACGGGGTGTTGGAGGAAGAACGTGCCGTCGAGCGACGGCTGCGTCGCCTGCCGTCCCGTGTTGGGGTGTACTTCGTCCTGGCGTTGTCCTTGTTCCCGTCACTGGGGTACGCGCGAGTGTGGGACAAGCTGACGGCCGGTATCTCGGGGCGAGGAGGGTCCCGTCCGAGCGAGAAGGCACTGCGTTGCCTGCGGCGGCGTCTTGGTCCCGGTCCGCTGAAGGCGCTGTTCGACGTTGCAGCCGGCCCTCTCGCCCAGCCCACCACGATGGGGGTGCGCTACCGGCGGTGGCGGACCGTGGCTTTCGACGGCTGCAGCGCCGTGAGAGTCCCCGATTCCGAACGGAACCGGGCCTGGCTGGGCAAGGTCCAGGCACGGCTCGGCTGGGCGGGGTATCCGATGCTGCGACTGATGACGTTGTGCGAGACGGGTACGCGCGGCCTGGTCGGTGCCGTCTTCGGTCCGACGAGCGAGTACGAGACCACGTATGCCCGAAGGCTGCTGCCGCTGGTGGACGCCGGGATGCTCGTGCTGGCCGATCGCGGCTTCGACGCGGACGACTTCCTGTCCGAGACCGCGGCGACCGGAGCTCAGTTCGTGGTCCGAGTGACCGCCCGCCGCCGCCCGGCCATCTTGGCGGTGCTGCCGGACGGCTCGTATCTCACGCGGCTGGGGTCGCTGAAGGTACGCGTCATCGACTCGGCGGTCACGATGGTCACTGCGGACGGCACGACGATCCATGAGCAGTACCGGATTGCCACCACGCTGCTGGATCACCGCAGGGACCCCGCCGAGACACTGGTGCGGCTCTACCACGAGCGATGGGAGGCCGAGTCGGCCTACTACGCCCTGCGCCACACCTTGCAGCAGGGGTTCGTACTCCGCTCGCAGGACCCTGCCGGTCTGGAACAGGAGCTGTGGGCTCAGCTGCTCGTCTACCAGCTCCTGCGGATGGCCATGGTCGATGCAGTGGAGTCCCGACCGGGCATCGACGCGGACCGCGCCAGCTTCACCGTGGCTCTGGAAGCGGCACGTGACCAGGTCATTCTCATCAGCGTGAACGATGCCACGACCGCACAGGACGCCTTGGTCGGCCGCATCGGAACAGCTGTGCTCGAGGCCCTGCTGCCGCCACGACGTCCGCGCACCAGCGCCCGATCGGTGAAGTCCGGACGAACGCGTTACCCCCTCCGCCCTGCCGAGCCCAGACCGCGCCAGAGCACAACGATCACCGGCTTGACGGTCACTCTCCGACCGGCCCCCGCAGCCCCGCCCAGCTCCGTGCACGATCGCCGGGAGGACCAGCGCAAGGCTGTCACCGGCTTCAGGCCGATGGGTTCGGGCAACAGGAACAGAGTGTTCCACCTGATGGCGGCCGATCCCGAACGCGCCTGGCGTCCCCGGGAAGTCACCATCGCTCTGGGGATTCATAGCGCGGCAAGCTTCGCGACCCAGATGAGTCAGTGGGCAGCCGAGGGCCTCCTGAAGAAGATCGCCTACGGGACCTACATGCTCGCTGACGAGTGGAAGACGACCAGATTGACGACCGCAGCGGACACTTAA
- a CDS encoding exodeoxyribonuclease III, whose amino-acid sequence MRIATFNVNSITARLPRLLAWLESSGTDVLCIQETKCTAEQFPADALKELGYESAVNADGRWNGVAVVSRVGLDDVVKGLPGGPEYGGVQEPRALSATCGPVRVWSVYVPNGREVTHEHYAYKLAWLEALKAAVAEDAAGGRPFAVLGDYNIAPTDDDVWDPAFFEGMTHVTEPERAALAGLREAGLADVVPRPLKYDRPFTYWDYRQLCFPKNRGMRIDLVYGNEPFAQAVKDGYVDREERKGKGASDHAPVVVDLDL is encoded by the coding sequence ATGCGCATCGCCACCTTCAACGTCAATTCGATCACCGCCCGGCTCCCGCGGCTGCTCGCCTGGCTGGAGAGCAGCGGCACGGACGTGCTGTGCATCCAGGAGACCAAGTGCACCGCCGAGCAGTTCCCCGCGGACGCCCTGAAGGAGCTCGGCTACGAGTCCGCGGTCAACGCCGACGGCAGGTGGAACGGCGTGGCGGTGGTCTCCCGGGTGGGCCTGGACGACGTCGTGAAGGGCCTTCCCGGCGGCCCGGAGTACGGCGGCGTGCAGGAGCCGCGCGCGCTGAGCGCCACCTGCGGCCCGGTCCGCGTCTGGTCGGTGTACGTGCCGAACGGCCGGGAGGTCACCCATGAGCACTACGCGTACAAGCTGGCCTGGCTGGAGGCGCTGAAGGCCGCGGTCGCGGAGGACGCGGCGGGGGGCCGCCCGTTCGCGGTCCTCGGCGACTACAACATCGCGCCGACCGACGACGACGTGTGGGATCCGGCCTTCTTCGAGGGTATGACCCATGTGACCGAGCCGGAGCGCGCCGCCCTGGCCGGACTGCGCGAGGCGGGCCTTGCCGACGTGGTGCCGCGCCCGCTGAAGTACGACCGCCCGTTCACGTACTGGGACTACCGTCAGCTGTGCTTCCCCAAGAACCGGGGGATGCGCATCGATCTGGTGTACGGCAACGAGCCGTTCGCCCAGGCCGTCAAGGACGGCTACGTCGACCGAGAGGAGCGCAAGGGCAAGGGTGCCTCGGACCATGCCCCCGTCGTGGTCGACCTCGATCTCTGA
- a CDS encoding CocE/NonD family hydrolase → MGHPHKALRTSTTGAVSAALLAGAAFGLAPAAPAAAASASAAPGVRFVDIHGDGGTVLKANVVTPAGAGGSRTYPVVVLPTSWATPQAEYLAQAAKLAGSGYVVVTYNVRGFWQSGGNIEVAGPPDIADARKVIDWALANTPADPSRVGMAGMSYAAGISLLAAAHDDRIKAVAALSGWADLNDSIYSGRTQHLQATGLLIGAGYLTGRPSPELRQFTKDFLGSNLDKEDEMIAWGEKRSPSAYVDRINRNGAAIMLGNAWGDSVFPPNQYAEFYERLTVPKRLEFRPGDHATAEATGLLGLPNDTWTSTRRWLDHHLKGVDNGVDREQPVRIKSRSGGTYETYPDWKSVGADARKITLGGTKRIRANIDSGANGGIVMLSGTFDQFLKLPPVASMPLLPRRFAAVWQSERHRSPQRVRGTAKLHTTVTSTKESGTLVAYLYDVGPLGLGKLVSHAPYTFHDRTPGKPFPVDLELFSTAYDVPAGHRLALVVDTVDPLYIEHNPSGAQLTFSSPATDPSYVSVPLREQ, encoded by the coding sequence ATGGGACACCCCCACAAAGCCCTGCGCACCTCGACGACCGGCGCCGTCTCGGCGGCGCTGCTGGCCGGGGCCGCTTTCGGGCTCGCCCCGGCCGCTCCCGCGGCGGCCGCCAGCGCCTCGGCCGCACCGGGTGTGCGGTTCGTCGACATCCACGGTGACGGCGGCACCGTCCTCAAGGCCAACGTCGTCACCCCGGCCGGCGCCGGCGGCTCGCGCACGTACCCGGTGGTCGTCCTCCCCACCAGCTGGGCCACACCCCAGGCCGAGTACCTCGCGCAGGCCGCGAAGCTCGCCGGCTCCGGCTACGTCGTGGTCACCTACAACGTCCGCGGCTTCTGGCAGTCCGGCGGGAACATCGAGGTGGCGGGCCCGCCGGACATCGCCGACGCACGCAAGGTGATCGACTGGGCGCTCGCCAACACCCCGGCCGACCCGTCCAGGGTGGGCATGGCCGGCATGTCGTACGCGGCCGGCATCAGCCTTCTCGCCGCCGCCCACGACGACCGGATCAAAGCCGTGGCGGCACTCAGCGGCTGGGCCGATCTCAACGACTCCATCTACAGCGGCCGCACCCAGCATCTCCAGGCCACCGGGCTGCTCATCGGCGCCGGCTACCTCACGGGCCGTCCCAGCCCCGAGCTCCGGCAGTTCACCAAGGACTTCCTCGGCTCGAACCTGGACAAGGAAGACGAGATGATCGCGTGGGGGGAGAAGCGCTCCCCCTCCGCCTACGTCGACCGGATCAACCGGAACGGCGCTGCCATCATGCTGGGCAACGCCTGGGGCGACTCCGTCTTCCCGCCGAACCAGTACGCCGAGTTCTACGAGCGGTTGACCGTGCCCAAGCGGCTGGAGTTCCGCCCCGGCGACCACGCGACCGCCGAGGCGACGGGTCTGCTCGGCCTGCCCAACGACACCTGGACCAGCACCCGCCGCTGGCTCGACCACCACCTCAAGGGCGTGGACAACGGGGTGGACCGCGAGCAGCCGGTGCGCATCAAGTCCCGCTCCGGCGGGACCTACGAGACCTACCCGGACTGGAAGTCGGTGGGCGCCGACGCCCGCAAGATCACCCTGGGCGGCACGAAGAGGATCCGCGCGAACATCGACTCGGGCGCCAACGGCGGCATCGTGATGCTCTCCGGCACCTTCGACCAGTTCCTGAAACTGCCCCCGGTCGCCTCGATGCCGCTGCTCCCCCGGCGCTTCGCCGCGGTCTGGCAGTCGGAGCGCCACCGTTCCCCGCAGCGGGTCAGGGGTACGGCGAAGCTCCACACCACGGTCACCAGCACCAAGGAGAGCGGCACCCTCGTCGCATACCTCTACGACGTGGGGCCGCTCGGCCTCGGCAAGCTGGTCAGCCATGCGCCGTACACGTTCCACGACCGGACGCCGGGCAAGCCGTTCCCCGTAGACCTGGAGCTGTTCTCCACCGCCTACGACGTCCCGGCCGGCCACCGTCTGGCCCTGGTCGTCGACACAGTCGACCCGCTCTACATCGAGCACAACCCGTCCGGCGCGCAGCTGACCTTCTCCTCGCCCGCGACCGACCCCTCGTACGTGTCGGTCCCGTTGCGCGAGCAGTGA
- a CDS encoding alpha/beta fold hydrolase: protein MTPFVLPHTLLGDGPHRVVAVHGWLADRDAYATVRPDLDLESFTYAFVDLRGYGEAMGTPGGYTTTEGAADVLALAGRLGWDRFSLVGHSMGGAVAQRAAALAPDRVRRIVGVSPVPANGLPMPPEQWGLFADAAERPENRRIIIDLTTGSVRPAAWLDRMVRRSVERSDPKAVRAWLDSWAVEDFHTEVDGSAVPALAVTGTLDPAVNARLMRDTWMRSYPQGELAELAHAGHYAMDETPLQLIRIVEDFLRADV, encoded by the coding sequence GTGACACCCTTCGTGCTTCCGCACACGCTCCTCGGCGACGGCCCGCACCGGGTCGTCGCCGTCCACGGCTGGCTCGCGGACCGCGACGCCTACGCCACCGTGCGCCCCGACCTGGACCTGGAGTCGTTCACCTACGCGTTCGTCGATCTGCGCGGCTACGGCGAGGCCATGGGCACACCGGGCGGGTACACCACGACCGAGGGCGCCGCCGACGTCCTCGCCCTCGCCGGGCGCCTCGGCTGGGACCGCTTCTCGCTCGTCGGGCACTCGATGGGCGGGGCCGTGGCGCAGCGCGCCGCGGCCCTCGCGCCGGACCGGGTACGGCGGATCGTCGGCGTCTCCCCGGTCCCGGCCAACGGGCTGCCCATGCCGCCGGAGCAGTGGGGGCTCTTCGCCGATGCCGCCGAACGCCCGGAGAACCGCCGGATCATCATCGACCTCACCACCGGCTCGGTGCGGCCCGCCGCCTGGCTGGACCGCATGGTCCGCCGATCCGTGGAGCGCAGCGACCCCAAGGCCGTCCGCGCCTGGCTGGACTCATGGGCCGTCGAGGACTTCCACACCGAGGTGGACGGTTCCGCCGTCCCCGCGCTCGCCGTCACCGGCACCCTCGACCCGGCCGTCAACGCCCGGCTGATGCGGGACACCTGGATGCGCTCGTACCCGCAGGGCGAGCTCGCCGAACTGGCCCACGCCGGGCACTACGCCATGGACGAGACGCCGCTGCAGCTGATCCGGATCGTCGAGGACTTCCTCCGGGCCGACGTATGA